The window TGATGCCTTTTCCGTTGACCCATTTGTGCCTGTGCCAAACGAACACGTTCTTGGATAGCTTTGACCCTGGAGCAATTATGCACCGCGTGAAGCATACCCTTCGGGATAGCTGGGATAGCTAAGAACTCATCTCGAACATATTGAGAGCAGCAGATCACTTTCGCCCCCATCAGGCCCAAAGGCCAGAAAACGTAACGGGTGATCCAATCAGCCTTGAAGCCTCGGGTGGGTGGATTGCCACTATGAACGAGAATTTGTTTCACTCCGGCAAGCCTGGCCCCCAAAGTCATCCAGGCAGACAAACCCGTCGGCCAGCAGATCACGAGGTCGGGTCTTCTCTCTTCACATACCTGACGAATCCGTGCCGTGATCCTTGGAAATTCTCGCCACCCCTTGAGCAGGCCATCATCAGCCTCACCATACCAATGGGCACACGACCTCAGCCGCTCAGTTAGATCTGCCGGACTAGCCTCAATAGCAAGAACCTCTTGTTGGCAGGTGCCTGTGGATAACCAATCTAAAACAAGGTTAGGCGTGCCTTCGGAGCGTGGCGTCGCCAAGATATGAAGAATTTTTTTCAAGTAAAAGAATAACGATTCAGATTCGAGGAATCGAAACGGATTTGTTTAAGCGCCCTTCTACCCGCAATGGATCACGAAAATAGAAAGTATTGCTGGATCCTAAATGTGGCGCCGAGAGTTCTCTCAAGACGTTTTTGTCAACTACATATTCATAAGGCTTGAAGCCATGGTCTGACAGAAGTTTTTCCAGAGCTTGCAGTTTGGGCTCCTGCCAACTTGATGGGCGAAAAGTCTCAATCAGCAGACCTTGCAAGCGCTCGGATTGTAGCACGGCGCCAGCCCCTTGAAGCACCTCCAATTCGAAACCCTCAACATCTATTTTGATGAAGGATGGGAAACCCTGAGATAAAGCCAAAATATCCAAAGTTGTCACCTGGATCTCAAGGGTATCTTTGGCCACATCTCCTTCCGTGACCAGATGATTTCCCGTGCCCAAATGAGTTGTGATTTTCAGTGCACCTTCCTCTGCTCCGGCGGCTTTTTGAATGAGCCGAATATCTCCCAGCCCTTCGTTGAGTTTCACATTTTCAAGAAGTCTCTCAAAGGTATGCGGCACCGGCTCTAGGCCGACCACAGTGCAGCCCAAAGATGCCGCTAACGTCGTAAAGGCACCTGCATTGGCACCTACATCATAAAAACAATCTTCTCTCCTTAAAAAACGCAGCAGAAAGAGTTGTTCATCATAGTCCGGCAACATCACGTACCAATATCCCGTTAAGCCTTCTCCATATCGCACCCGCAGCCGACTTCCGTTGACGAAATCCATCATCATAGGGCGCTGGGTGAAGAAACGGCGTCCTTGCCAATACATCCACCGGAGTGAGACCTTTATCGGGTGGATGCGAAAGAGCGGGTGCTGGGCTAGCCAACGCAACGATTCTGGAATAAGCGACCGTTTCATAGAAGTGCGGGAGTGCCTGCTGAAAGACCTAACCAGGGACACACAGGCGAATGAATATTCCCGGTGCTCCACAATTCCCTAAAC of the Prosthecobacter dejongeii genome contains:
- a CDS encoding glycosyltransferase — translated: MKKILHILATPRSEGTPNLVLDWLSTGTCQQEVLAIEASPADLTERLRSCAHWYGEADDGLLKGWREFPRITARIRQVCEERRPDLVICWPTGLSAWMTLGARLAGVKQILVHSGNPPTRGFKADWITRYVFWPLGLMGAKVICCSQYVRDEFLAIPAIPKGMLHAVHNCSRVKAIQERVRLAQAQMGQRKRHQAVMVATLENHKDHETLLKALPLVLKVLPDFRIDLVGDGGLRAHLESRVQQLGLNDVVFFLGTRQDVPEILARAELFVFSTTPQEGLGSVLLEALAAGLPIVASDVPACREILGQGKWGVLVPPADPEKLAHGIIQRWLAPMWSEDWQIQCDEYLNGFSPQRMLDRYLSIADEP
- a CDS encoding FkbM family methyltransferase; translated protein: MKRSLIPESLRWLAQHPLFRIHPIKVSLRWMYWQGRRFFTQRPMMMDFVNGSRLRVRYGEGLTGYWYVMLPDYDEQLFLLRFLRREDCFYDVGANAGAFTTLAASLGCTVVGLEPVPHTFERLLENVKLNEGLGDIRLIQKAAGAEEGALKITTHLGTGNHLVTEGDVAKDTLEIQVTTLDILALSQGFPSFIKIDVEGFELEVLQGAGAVLQSERLQGLLIETFRPSSWQEPKLQALEKLLSDHGFKPYEYVVDKNVLRELSAPHLGSSNTFYFRDPLRVEGRLNKSVSIPRI